Proteins encoded together in one Nostoc sp. PCC 7524 window:
- a CDS encoding response regulator, which produces MIGNTAQPLLVIEDSDEDFEALWRIMQKETVLNPIFRCRDGDEALDFLYHTGDYSDPKTAPRPSIILLDLNLPGTDGREVIAQIKQDQDLKSIPIVVLTTSSNPKDIEICYRYCIASYILKPIDINRLVKTIQTFLIYWLDIVILPDALSK; this is translated from the coding sequence ATGATTGGCAACACTGCCCAACCTTTACTCGTAATTGAAGACAGCGATGAAGACTTTGAAGCACTGTGGCGCATCATGCAGAAAGAAACGGTGTTAAACCCGATTTTTCGTTGTCGAGACGGGGATGAAGCCCTAGATTTTCTTTACCATACAGGAGATTACAGTGACCCCAAAACCGCCCCGCGTCCCTCAATTATTTTGCTGGATCTTAATTTACCAGGAACCGATGGGCGGGAAGTCATAGCCCAAATCAAGCAAGATCAAGACCTGAAATCTATACCTATAGTTGTGCTGACGACATCTTCTAACCCCAAAGATATTGAAATATGTTACCGATACTGTATTGCTAGTTATATCCTGAAACCAATTGATATCAATCGACTGGTAAAAACAATTCAAACCTTTTTAATTTATTGGCTGGATATCGTAATTCTTCCTGATGCTCTTAGCAAGTAG
- a CDS encoding sensor histidine kinase has translation MNTNDITIPFPVDLSNCNKEPIHIPGYIQPHGVLFALEESELTILQVSNNTFDLLGIHPAQLLNQSLDCLLETEQINLLKDCLLHEDLPIINPIEFSIKVSENLVNFDAIIHRSNGFLILELEPNLSEKNNAFFKFYHLVKLSMLKIQSAVNVTELSQILAKEVKKITGFDRVMVYRFDEDWHGKVIAEEKPEYLTSYLGLHYPASDIPPQARKLYTENLLRLIPNANYQPAAILPTNNPLNNQPLDLSGAVLRSVSPLHIEYMQNMGVTASMSISIMKNKKLWGLIACHHQSPKYIPYEMRSACEFLGQITSVEMSAKEESEYAEAKIQAKSVHSKLVEYMSVENNFIDGLIKYKPNILNLVNAEGSAICFNGQYFIVGNTPTKEDIHDLVEWINQNIHEEIFYTDSLATVYPDAEKLRDVASGLIALSISKTQKNYVLWFRPEVVRTVNWGGNPHKPVEVQSNGGVRLSPRKSFELWKETVLLKSLPWQSYEVNAALELRNAIIGVVLRKADELAQLNIELERSNKELDAFAYIASHDLKEPLRGIHNYSNFLMEDYGDTLNEEGKEKLRTLIRLTQRMEDLIDSLLHFSRLGRADLSMQPTNLNDVVHRILDMLSARIEESGVEIRIPRLLPTVECDRIQIGEVFSNLIVNAIKYNDKADKWIEIGYLDILPRPITFYVQDNGIGIREKHFESIFRIFKRLHGPNKYGGGTGAGLTIVRKIVERHGGKIWVESNYGQGSIFYFTLES, from the coding sequence GTGAATACTAACGATATTACAATTCCATTTCCGGTTGACCTCAGCAACTGTAATAAAGAGCCAATTCATATTCCTGGCTATATTCAGCCTCATGGTGTTCTTTTTGCCTTAGAAGAATCAGAATTGACGATTTTACAAGTTAGCAATAATACCTTTGATTTACTGGGCATACATCCAGCACAATTACTCAATCAAAGTCTAGACTGCTTGCTGGAAACAGAACAAATTAATTTATTGAAAGATTGTTTATTACATGAAGATTTACCAATTATCAATCCTATTGAATTCAGCATAAAAGTTTCTGAAAATCTTGTGAACTTTGATGCTATAATTCATCGGTCTAATGGTTTTCTAATTTTAGAATTAGAACCTAATTTATCTGAAAAAAACAATGCTTTTTTCAAGTTTTATCACTTGGTAAAGCTATCAATGTTGAAAATTCAAAGCGCAGTTAATGTCACTGAACTTAGTCAAATATTAGCTAAAGAGGTGAAAAAGATTACTGGTTTTGATCGAGTGATGGTTTATCGCTTTGATGAAGATTGGCACGGTAAAGTGATTGCTGAAGAAAAGCCCGAATATCTCACATCCTACTTAGGTTTACATTATCCGGCATCTGATATTCCGCCACAAGCTAGAAAGCTCTATACTGAAAACTTGCTCAGACTGATACCAAATGCTAATTATCAACCAGCAGCGATTTTACCTACAAATAACCCCTTAAATAACCAACCTTTAGATTTAAGTGGAGCAGTGTTGCGGAGTGTCTCGCCATTACATATTGAATATATGCAGAATATGGGCGTGACGGCTTCTATGTCCATTTCTATTATGAAAAACAAGAAGTTATGGGGGTTAATTGCTTGCCATCATCAATCACCGAAATATATTCCTTATGAAATGCGTAGTGCTTGCGAATTCTTAGGGCAAATAACTTCTGTAGAGATGAGTGCTAAAGAAGAGAGCGAATATGCAGAGGCAAAAATTCAAGCTAAATCCGTGCATAGCAAGTTAGTAGAATATATGTCAGTAGAAAATAATTTTATTGACGGGTTAATCAAATATAAACCGAATATTCTTAACTTAGTTAATGCAGAGGGTTCTGCCATTTGTTTTAATGGTCAATATTTTATTGTTGGTAACACTCCTACAAAAGAAGATATTCATGATTTAGTAGAGTGGATTAATCAAAACATCCATGAAGAAATTTTTTACACCGATTCCTTAGCAACAGTTTATCCAGATGCAGAAAAATTACGAGATGTAGCTAGTGGTTTAATTGCACTTTCTATTTCTAAAACTCAAAAAAACTATGTTTTATGGTTTCGTCCAGAGGTAGTGCGAACTGTCAATTGGGGCGGTAATCCTCATAAACCTGTAGAAGTACAGTCAAATGGTGGTGTGCGTCTATCACCCCGTAAATCTTTTGAGTTGTGGAAAGAGACGGTACTGTTGAAGTCACTACCTTGGCAGTCTTATGAAGTGAATGCAGCACTGGAGTTGAGAAATGCCATTATTGGGGTTGTGCTACGCAAGGCGGATGAACTAGCACAATTAAATATTGAATTAGAACGCAGCAATAAAGAATTGGATGCTTTTGCTTACATTGCATCTCACGATTTGAAAGAACCACTACGGGGGATTCATAATTACTCTAATTTCCTCATGGAAGACTATGGTGATACCCTCAATGAAGAAGGCAAAGAAAAATTAAGGACTCTGATTCGTTTAACGCAACGCATGGAGGATTTAATTGATTCACTGCTGCATTTTTCACGGTTGGGAAGAGCTGATCTTTCCATGCAGCCGACTAACTTAAATGATGTAGTGCATCGTATTTTAGATATGTTAAGCGCCCGCATTGAGGAGTCAGGGGTGGAAATTCGTATTCCTCGACTACTACCGACAGTTGAGTGCGATCGCATCCAGATTGGCGAAGTCTTTAGTAATTTAATTGTTAACGCCATTAAATACAACGATAAAGCCGATAAATGGATTGAAATTGGTTATCTAGACATTCTGCCAAGACCAATCACATTCTACGTACAAGACAACGGCATTGGCATTCGCGAAAAACACTTTGAGTCAATTTTTCGTATATTCAAACGATTACACGGGCCAAATAAATATGGTGGTGGTACAGGAGCCGGACTTACCATAGTCCGAAAAATTGTAGAACGGCATGGCGGTAAAATTTGGGTGGAATCAAATTATGGTCAAGGCAGCATTTTTTATTTCACATTGGAGAGTTAA
- a CDS encoding cation diffusion facilitator family transporter, translated as MTYDNRAEVRKVLIITLLLNLLVMGLKAFVGYMTGSLSLLADALHSVTDSANNILGLVASRFSSPYPDREHPYGHHKFEAVGALGIAAFLGIACFEILQGAIERILKGGEPVRISPPELWLLLIVLGVNIFVAFYERSVGKRVGSQILIADATHTMSDVWVTISVIGGLIGVWLGYQWLDIVLAFPVALLVFWSGWSVLKENLPWLVDHMAIAPEAIHAIATAVPGVINCHDIASRGVLGRQVFMEMHLIVDAPDVETAHRITEEVERQIEARFSPVRIVIHVEPPTYQSENISFESGAK; from the coding sequence ATGACCTACGATAACCGTGCTGAAGTAAGAAAGGTTTTAATCATTACCCTACTGCTCAACTTGTTGGTGATGGGACTAAAAGCATTTGTAGGGTACATGACAGGTTCTCTGAGCTTGTTGGCTGATGCTTTGCATAGCGTGACAGATAGCGCCAACAATATTTTAGGATTAGTTGCCAGTAGGTTTTCTTCGCCATATCCCGATCGCGAGCATCCTTATGGACACCACAAGTTTGAAGCTGTGGGAGCTTTGGGAATCGCGGCGTTTTTGGGAATTGCTTGTTTTGAAATTCTCCAAGGTGCGATTGAGCGCATTCTTAAAGGTGGTGAACCTGTGAGAATTTCACCGCCTGAGTTGTGGTTATTGCTAATTGTTTTGGGTGTGAATATCTTTGTCGCCTTTTATGAACGTAGTGTCGGTAAGCGGGTAGGTAGCCAAATTTTAATCGCTGATGCTACCCATACGATGAGTGATGTGTGGGTAACAATCTCAGTTATCGGTGGTTTGATAGGGGTTTGGTTAGGTTATCAATGGCTAGATATAGTGTTGGCTTTTCCGGTGGCATTGTTGGTATTTTGGAGTGGTTGGTCAGTTTTAAAAGAAAATTTACCTTGGCTTGTGGATCACATGGCGATCGCACCGGAAGCAATACACGCCATTGCAACTGCTGTGCCTGGGGTAATTAACTGTCATGACATTGCCTCACGGGGTGTTCTCGGCCGTCAAGTTTTTATGGAAATGCACTTAATAGTTGATGCGCCAGATGTGGAAACGGCTCATCGCATCACTGAAGAAGTAGAACGCCAAATAGAAGCACGCTTCAGTCCGGTGAGGATTGTCATTCATGTCGAGCCACCAACATATCAGTCGGAAAATATTAGCTTTGAGTCAGGAGCGAAATAG
- a CDS encoding DUF4327 family protein, which produces MSVNTVPSLNYYSLDVIQDEARRLVQKGMVSRQQPIYTLCQYIPAREWVCVECELEKCDFLLRDRIGDLIGREQWDND; this is translated from the coding sequence ATGAGTGTGAATACGGTGCCATCTTTAAATTACTATTCTCTAGATGTAATTCAGGACGAAGCACGCCGACTGGTACAAAAAGGAATGGTTAGCCGACAGCAGCCAATATATACACTCTGTCAATACATTCCGGCGAGAGAGTGGGTTTGTGTGGAATGTGAGTTGGAGAAGTGCGATTTCTTGTTACGCGATCGCATTGGCGACCTCATCGGTCGTGAACAATGGGATAATGACTAA
- the rbfA gene encoding 30S ribosome-binding factor RbfA, producing MATNRRVSRVAELIKREVSQMLIHGIKDDRVGTGMVSVTDVDVSGDLQHAKIYVSIYGTEEAKAETMAGLKSATGFVRSELGARVRLRRTPEVIFIEDRSIERGTKVLSLLNKLQDERHDTTDNSDEQLSE from the coding sequence ATGGCTACAAATCGCCGCGTTTCCCGTGTTGCCGAATTGATTAAGCGGGAAGTTAGCCAAATGCTGATTCATGGGATTAAGGATGATCGTGTTGGTACAGGAATGGTTAGTGTAACTGACGTTGATGTTTCTGGGGATCTCCAACACGCCAAAATCTACGTCAGTATATATGGTACAGAGGAAGCCAAGGCCGAAACAATGGCTGGACTGAAATCAGCCACAGGTTTTGTCCGTAGCGAACTAGGGGCGCGAGTACGGTTACGTCGCACTCCTGAAGTGATTTTTATCGAAGATCGTTCTATTGAGCGAGGAACTAAAGTGTTATCACTATTAAACAAACTCCAGGATGAGCGGCACGATACTACGGATAACAGTGATGAACAACTTTCAGAATAA
- a CDS encoding DUF751 family protein, with protein MFDGFWDNVFRYPRYLITIVLGIMLNTFEPLFPLLKRPVTLVAVLGLAIGGLAFVTFTLRAMLGLSTI; from the coding sequence ATGTTTGACGGATTTTGGGATAACGTTTTTCGCTACCCCCGCTACTTGATTACTATCGTATTAGGTATTATGCTCAACACCTTTGAGCCACTATTCCCACTATTAAAACGTCCAGTAACCTTAGTTGCTGTTTTGGGTTTAGCGATCGGGGGCTTGGCATTCGTCACGTTTACTTTACGGGCAATGTTGGGCTTGAGTACAATCTAG